In one Culex quinquefasciatus strain JHB chromosome 2, VPISU_Cqui_1.0_pri_paternal, whole genome shotgun sequence genomic region, the following are encoded:
- the LOC6031840 gene encoding beta-1,4-mannosyl-glycoprotein 4-beta-N-acetylglucosaminyltransferase has translation MQHPKVDVKLFLWGLFLLQIFLISVFLAFGSLLASNIHQDDLTTAGGSTQAASGKAKSPWFNVKFILEPTSDGAELVTTVRPPGPGGARMRHPRFRPLQLKAVPKPDNYTKYYRWIYYHDGYREQRRLCFIEGTHFPVAAKPATKPQPPTTTTNETDVDAGGAGEELAVGERRMEESEDEDNEVNPDGRCRCKAEWHGPDCGQPEVLWRAFIASRIPPRNQTAAPRKIPKGVFYVIDTTFISVEVLEMQMMELIDVVSMFVLCDRQLGEGGAVGGMKKDAYSIGDHLKSTDFLRENLARILLVEDVTCSGRNVLRKMRKFIGRSDLHGEDVLLYSRTDEILNRRAVNYFRWYDNWPQPVRFRLKYNVFGFFWQHPASTLIGGAACQLSTVDEVYRSDPDRLMRIEKPVMLIGDLNHYGGWYCRHCYQPIDIVKYLEFIALVNTTESSPSAVLPDPKKATVMDAEYVQNLIASGRYFGDEALTLSKLQRHVDKYYAPEYVRKNSWRFDNVVINLFARWEDSVIDDEYFS, from the exons ATGCAGCATCCCAAGGTGGACGTCAAGCTGTTCCTGTGGGGTCTCTTTTTGCTGCAGATTTTCCTGATATCGGTATTTCTGGCGTTTGGATCGCTGCTGGCCAGTAACATCCACCAGGATGACCTGACGACGGCCGGGGGTTCGACCCAGGCTGCCTCGGGGAAGGCGAAATCGCCCTGGTTCAATGTGAAATTCATCCTTGAACCGACCAGCGATGGGGCCGAGCTGGTCACGACGGTCAGACCCCCCGGGCCAGGAGGAGCGCGGATGAGACACCCCCGGTTCAGGCCACTGCAGCTGAAGGCCGTCCCCAAACCGGACAACTACACCAAATACTACAG GTGGATCTACTACCACGACGGCTACCGGGAGCAGCGGCGGCTATGCTTCATCGAGGGAACCCACTTCCCGGTGGCCGCCAAACCCGCCACCAAACCACAACCACCAACAACCACAACCAATGAGACTGATGTTGACGCAGGAGGAGCAGGAGAAGAGTTAGCTGTAGGCGAGAGACGAATGGAAGAGAGCGAGGATGAGGACAACGAGGTCAACCCGGACGGGCGGTGCCGGTGCAAAGCCGAGTGGCACGGGCCGGACTGCGGCCAGCCGGAGGTGCTGTGGCGGGCGTTTATTGCGTCGCGGATCCCACCGAGGAACCAGACGGCCGCCCCGAGGAAGATCCCCAAGGGGGTGTTTTACGTGATCGATACGACGTTCATAAGCGTGGAAGTGCTGGAGATGCAGATGATGGAGCTGATCGACGTGGTGAGCATGTTTGTGCTGTGTGATAGACAGTTAGGGGAGGGAGGTGCGGTGGGGGGCATGAAGAAGGACGCGTACTCGATCGGGGATCACCTGAAGAGTACGGACTTTTTGCGGGAGAACTTGGCTCGGATATTGCTGGTTGAAGACGTGACCTGCAGCGGGCGGAACGTGCTGCGGAAGATGCGGAAGTTCATCGGCAGGAGTGACCTGCACGGTGAGGATGTGTTGTTGTACAGCCGGACGGACGAGATTCTGAACCGACGGGCCGTGAACTACTTCCGGTGGTACGACAACTGGCCGCAGCCGGTTCGCTTCCGGCTCAAGTACAACGTGTTTGGGTTCTTCTGGCAGCATCCGGCCAGCACGCTCATCGGAGGTGCGGCCTGTCAATTAAGCACGGTGGATGAAGTGTACCGGTCCGATCCGGATCGGCTGATGCGGATCGAAAAGCCGGTCATGCTCATCGGTGATCTGAACCATTACGGGGGCTGGTACTGTCGACACTGCTACCAACCGATAGACATAGTGAAATATTTAGAATTCATAGCATTAGTCAATACTACGGAGTCGTCGCCGTCGGCGGTTCTTCCCGATCCCAAAAAGGCCACCGTCATGGACGCCGAGTACGTGCAGAACCTGATTGCCAGTGGGCGATACTTTGGCGACGAGGCGCTCACCCTGAGCAAGCTACAGCGCCACGTGGACAAGTATTACGCGCCGGAATACGTGCGGAAGAACAGCTGGCGGTTCGACAACGTCGTCATCAACCTGTTTGCCCGCTGGGAGGACAGCGTCATCGATGATGAGTACTTTAGCTAG
- the LOC119766843 gene encoding uncharacterized protein LOC119766843, translated as MDLNAEQQICLFDRLPNEVLRLIFRQLKFADLLQLSTVCHRWNQVIFHHCNDSILFKPERCDNLCEDRSYKHLDLSVCGFPVPSKAHPEYWFEETMLEKLARWQATSVTMCQHDAHLEQLFRILSHFPRIDSLNWCICSKMQSCMMTHKRFLSMLENHMPRVRHLSILCNFVNSIDLLMDLAPNLVELHVIVPGRLLCKLCKCNQLGNLQSLKLEVDTCTRLERLKTFRFDEFITFLKSLAKLQKLSLGIDDQTLIASIIGSGLDIKELEITKNRECNLGILRGLRNLEVFRTDSQYIHTDKNFQDFFRPMPQVTVVDIDHAVNVDIERLALMFPDLKVLRMRSRLNWWSISRELFIVFSMLHNLEELSLRVGSISNGMLELFELKNLLPKLRKITLADCGVEPPDLTVLGSILRKPTLRKLHIESDRLRRSPVPTSSYIIPGVNPVCEVYVNGEFVQR; from the exons ATGGATTTAAACGCCGAGCAGCAAATTTGCCTCTTCGACCGACTCCCGAATGAG GTTCTGCGGCTTATTTTCCGGCAGCTAAAGTTCGCCGATTTGCTACAGCTGTCTACGGTGTGTCACCGTTGGAACCAGGTCATCTTTCACCACTGCAACGACAGCATTCTGTTCAAGCCGGAGCGATGTGACAATCTTTGTGAAGATCGCAGTTACAAGCACCTTGATTTGAGCGTTTGCGGCTTTCCGGTACCTTCAAAAGCCCATCCGGAGTACTGGTTTGAGGAAACGATGCTGGAAAAGCTGGCCAGATGGCAGGCCACGAGTGTGACCATGTGTCAACACGATGCCCATCTCGAACAGCTGTTTCGGATCCTGTCCCACTTCCCACGGATCGATTCGCTCAACTGGTGCATCTGCAGCAAGATGCAATCGTGCATGATGACGCACAAGCGGTTCCTGTCTATGTTAGAAAATCACATGCCGCGCGTGCGTCACCTATCGATTCTGTGCAACTTTGTAAACTCGATCGACCTGTTGATGGATTTGGCGCCCAATCTCGTCGAGCTGCACGTGATCGTTCCGGGCCGACTGCTGTGCAAGCTGTGCAAGTGCAACCAACTTGGCAACTTGCAATCGTTAAAACTTGAAGTCGACACTTGCACCCGGCTGGAACGTCTGAAAACATTCCGTTTCGATGAATTCATCACGTTTTTGAAATCCCTCGCCAAACTGCAAAAACTTTCGCTCGGAATCGACGACCAGACCCTCATCGCGTCCATCATAGGATCAGGTCTCGACATCAAGGAGCTGGAAATCACCAAAAACCGCGAGTGCAACCTGGGGATCCTGCGCGGCCTCCGAAACCTCGAGGTCTTCCGCACCGACTCCCAGTACATTCACACGGACAAAAACTTCCAGGACTTTTTCCGCCCGATGCCGCAAGTGACCGTGGTGGACATCGACCATGCCGTCAACGTAGACATCGAGCGACTCGCGCTCATGTTCCCCGATCTGAAGGTGCTCCGGATGCGGTCCCGCCTCAACTGGTGGAGCATTAGCCGCGAGCTGTTTATCGTGTTCTCGATGCTGCACAACCTGGAGGAACTGTCGCTGCGCGTCGGTTCCATCTCCAACGGAATGCTGGAGCTCTTCGAGCTTAAAAACTTACTCCCGAAGCTGCGCAAAATCACGCTGGCCGATTGTGGCGTTGAACCG CCCGATTTAACCGTGCTCGGAAGCATCCTGCGTAAGCCGACCCTGCGCAAGCTGCACATCGAGTCGGACCGGTTGAGGCGCAGCCCGGTGCCAACCTCGTCCTATATCATTCCCGGTGTCAACCCGGTCTGTGAAGTGTACGTGAACGGAGAATTTGTGCAGCGTTAA